From Chloroflexota bacterium:
TCTCTCGTACTCGAACGATATGGGATTTCTTTGGACAAAGAACAATTGAAATCTCTTTCGAGGTAAGGACTGAGTATTACGGTGTAATACTAAGCTGAAGCTAAATTTTAGAATCCACGGATTACGGATGAGCCGAAACCTATGGCTGAGGCGAGTTTCCCCCGATACGGAGATATTTATGAGGTAAACCTTGACCCTGTTGTTGGAGCCGAGACGGGTAAACGCCGGCCAGCGCTGGTTGTTTCCAACGACATCAACAATGAATTCTCGCAGACCGTCACCGTCCTTCCCATTACAGGGCAGCCGGCCAGCAAGCAGTACCCTTTCGAAGTTCACG
This genomic window contains:
- a CDS encoding type II toxin-antitoxin system PemK/MazF family toxin gives rise to the protein MAEASFPRYGDIYEVNLDPVVGAETGKRRPALVVSNDINNEFSQTVTVLPITGQPASKQYPFEVHVPKGAGGLTADSRIKANQVRTVDKRRLVSFRGSLPSQHLPQVEKALKIHLNMK